CATGTCTTTTGGGAATGCATGGTAGCAAGGGATGTGTGGTGTCTTAGTTCCTCAAAATTGCAGAAACAAAGTATGAACCAGATTAGTTTCAGaaattttttgttgcaaatgaTTCGGGAACTCAAAGATGAAATTTTAATCGAACTAGCAGTGGTGGCATGGAAATTatggagaagaagaaatgatTTGGTTTTTAACCAAACTTTTTCTAGTCCTCAACTTATTATGAGACAGGCTGCacagaaaattgaaaatcttGCCGTTCTTTCCTCTCAGCAAACAACTAATCCTACAACTACTACTCAGACTCTCCAGTGGAATGCTCCCCCTGCTAATGTGTACAAAGTCAACTGGGATTCTGCTGTGGATAAAGTGAATTGCAAAGTGGGTGTTGGGACTATTATTCGTGATTGGGAAGGAAGAGTGATAGCTTGTATGAGGATGTGCAAACCTTTATTTCCTAACCCTTATTTGGCTGAGGCATTTGGTGCTTTGCATTCTGCAAAGTTGGCTATTGACATTGGACTAAAACAGATCAAACTTGAAGGGGATGCAATGAATGTTATAAATGATATTAAAGGCAACAAAGCAAGCTGGAAACAAACTGGTTTGATAATTAATGATATCAAGCAAGTGTTGCGAGGTTTTGATTCCTTTTCAATTGATTTTACACCTAGAAGTTGTAATAATTTGGCTCATTGTCTAGCTAGAAATGCACTAAACATTACTGATGTCCTTGTTGATATTGAGGATATCCCTTCTTGTATTGCATCTTTATTGTAATCGTTTGGTGATTAATACAAttgttcctttcaaaaaaaagattttaaaatttatcttccaaaatcaaattatgtcaagtGAATAGTGCGCGATGCAAatgctttcaaataaaattattatttttaaatattatataattttatcgGATGCCTTCAACTATTGCCAATGAATTCAATgtactattttttcaaatgtttaTGATGTTAAATGATATGttgtcttttattaaaaatggaaactGAGAACAAATTGCTTCTAAGAAACTTAAATGAAATTTGGAAGTCTTGGTAATAGGAAAAGATTGAATACTatgttttttagaaaataatattaaaaaagaaaaacaaaagaaaaagaaaaatgctatttgtTGGATACTACAACTAAAATTAGCTCAAAGTTAGtaattttttctatcttttaaCATCTACATGCGCCGCCCAACTCAAAACATTATCAGAGCACCCTAGAAAGAAGCGTAtgtttcaaagttcaaacatgttaaaaataaaaatcacccTTAATTTTTGGTCTCTATTTGGGCACTAGCTCTATCCTCACCGCTAGGGCTGAAAACCGACTGGCTTGGTTCAATTTTGCGATAGACCAACCACGACAACTACACTATTTTGCCGACCAAAACCGACCATATAAGGGAGATAGAATTGTCCCGGCCTATTTACAGTCTATTCCTCCATTTGGGCCGGTTTGGACCTTTGTTTTAGGTCCCTTTtgggaatttatttttatccacttcaattttgttttagacttttttttaCTCAATCTATTAGTCAATATTcagaatattttgaattttcttcttgtattttaaaaattgattactaaaaacaataaaactaattactAATTAAGTAATTAGTAATAGTAACtagtaattattaactaatagtttaataagttaataactattaactaCTAACTACCAagtaaacaataaaaatgtCCACTAGATAAGtagatgtttaatacaaatacaAGCCAACACAAAATGTTTTAAGCAATAAGCAAACaactaacaaaaattaaaattaatttatgccAAAATGAAAAATCCTAGATCTTCAATTCTTCATTCCATATTCAAAAACAAtcttcaatcttcaatagtTGTGATGCTTGATTGTGCTCCCAAATATAGATATGAAAAACACtaaacatcaaatattaataaacttggataatgaaaaataaataaattaatttataaaaataaatgaatattaaatgagaaaaacatTACCAGATTCTACCATAAATCTCTCCACATTATCCATGGCCTCTCGAATATCAATTAGTGTCGTTAACGGATGACATAACCAATTCTGAGTCAAATAAGTGCCTCAACTGTTCTCGGAGCCAATGAACTCCAAAAATGATCGAGTATAAGCCCTCTTATACTAAATGCTAACCCTGAGTCTCTGAGGCAACAATGGAAATAGACATGGCTAACAAATTTCATACAATCCTCACAAGTATAGGATAATTAACCTCATTATATCTCTACCAgatcaacaaatcaaaagatGGATTGAGTGCCTCAGAACCATCTGCTAAATACCGGTCCACCTCTATTTTACAAACTGTAGAGTCAATCTTAGAACCTGCCTGATACCACTCCATGTAAAATTGTAACTCATGATAGTCTTGACTTTCTCTTGCGGGTGTAGATGTCGAAACGGACACATGTTCTCGGCTACTCGAAGTAGAACCAAATGTAGTATTTTACTTAGCATGAGTCTAATAGTAACTATCTCACCCTAGACACCAACACCTCAGCCCAAGTCTCATCATGAACTTTTCTCAAGTTATGGGTGAGAAGCCCTAACTTACTTCGAGGATCAAGCACAACGgcaatcaacaaaaaaaaattcatcttaAATATGTATCATATTTCATTCTCATGTTTATGGCTATGTTTATCAAACAACTATTGTCACTCTTACTTACCCTAACCAACTCTTTTTGGAGCATACAAATCTCTACAAAACTTGTATTTGTTGTGATATAAAGAGACCCAGAAAATAGACAAGTGGTATCATagaatatcttaaaaattttcacaaaaactAGCACTATCTCCCATTCATCATCTTTAGGAAGCCCCATGTGTCCCTCATTAAAGTAAAACAGAAAATTGTAATCCTCATTCTCTATCCACTTAAAAGCTCTCTTAAATTTCTAAGTTGCATCCAACATTATATGAGTTGAATTTCATTGGGTTTGCACATCAAAAcacaacattttcttacaatcaaaaatttttttttttttgcacatttcttaaacttgtctaatcAGGGGAGGAGCGCATATATCTAACTGCAATTCTAACCATTGTGATGGCATCATTACACTCCTTTAAACCCTTATTCACGATAAGACTTAAAATATAAACACAACATTTAAGGTGCATATACTTCCCTACCAACACATTCTCCATCAAAAAATGCTTCAAGTAGAAAATTGCACTATTATTTGAGCTAGTATTATCAGCAGTCACAGTAAGTATCTTATCAATGCTCTAGGCACGATTTAATATATCTCTCAATTGTTTTCCCTTGATGATTaggaattaaacaaaaattaataattttttttaacttccaaTTATTATCAATGAAATGAGTAGTTAGACACACATAATTCGGATTTTGTATTGATATCCATTTATCAATATTCAATGAAACTCTCCTCCTCCTAtcaaaaaaactttttaaactTGACATTTTTAGATGTAAACAATTTCATACAGTCTCTTGCAACTATGACACGACATGGCACTTTAAATCTTGGTTCAAGCAACCAAACTATCTTTCTAAATCCTTATCCTTCTGTAATTCTAAATggcaattcatcaataattaccaTCTCTGTAATGGCCAATCTCACAACCTCTTCTTTGTATTTGTGGGTTACAAGATTCCTTACCATGCTACTATCACACTTTCCAATCCCCTCTTCAGATGTTGCCTTACCCGCCAATATTTTTTGGTATCTATCTAGATGTCTACGTTTATAATGATTTTGTGGAAATGCAAAGAGGTGGTTTTGTATAGTTGAAGTCTCgttcctctttgagtggcaAGCTTAAATCTTGCCACAATAGTTACACTTAGTTTTAGGATCATTTACAAGACAACCCTCAACTTTTGTTAAATGGTCCCAAACAATTGACAAGTCTTTCCTCTTCCATTTCCTAGAAAGTGGACAAGTACTACTATTAAAgtcatttgaaagttttagtGTTTGGGTCtctctcaaattaattatttgttcatcaTTATCAAGATCA
This genomic window from Carya illinoinensis cultivar Pawnee chromosome 7, C.illinoinensisPawnee_v1, whole genome shotgun sequence contains:
- the LOC122316184 gene encoding uncharacterized protein LOC122316184 — translated: MRQAAQKIENLAVLSSQQTTNPTTTTQTLQWNAPPANVYKVNWDSAVDKVNCKVGVGTIIRDWEGRVIACMRMCKPLFPNPYLAEAFGALHSAKLAIDIGLKQIKLEGDAMNVINDIKGNKASWKQTGLIINDIKQVLRGFDSFSIDFTPRSCNNLAHCLARNALNITDVLVDIEDIPSCIASLL